One Brassica napus cultivar Da-Ae chromosome C2, Da-Ae, whole genome shotgun sequence DNA window includes the following coding sequences:
- the LOC106377701 gene encoding uncharacterized protein LOC106377701, translating to MDIRNDMGSQEHEFHHWVIRTGFGDPIGQAPGYDPRRPIDADSQREDPSIPNETRTFQNSIERNDAKLKRIHTIVHMVTSSAPNIDLVIEETRMTPFRNRIASVRLHHVGKLKFPEYAGNTYQKAHVRVFRLAISRAHLNDDEKEAGYCRFFAENLTGTALEWFAGLEENSIDNFTQLVSTFLKQYSVFIETRVTEADLWNLKQAPFEPLRAYIDKYREIKAKISHPNEVVALAALNNGVWFSSKFREEMAVRAPISLDDALHRASYFASHEEEVAALKENYSTNKNNVAKKTNASKEPATKGQHSYTINNSPQNKSLTYDLNKLCAFHNRKGHSTEECRAALRNQNENKETSEDAGEEEEAPATPKTNRKTKGSSNQRNRESELESPSSPLPAPKKRVVISWGPKCDIPNKIEGQTERKMCIDITIAICTLEDLNGAPLLLAPLNTIQIRSPPSGKSPTLSESIRWPKYRNYWRDQLPHKVG from the coding sequence ATGGATATACGGAATGACATGGGAAGCCAAGAACACGAATTTCACCACTGGGTCATCCGAACGGGGTTCGGTGACCCAATAGGACAAGCTCCAGGGTACGACCCCCGCAGACCCATCGACGCGGATTCCCAAAGAGAAGACCCGAGCATCCCGAATGAAACCAGAACATTCCAGAACTCTATCGAAAGAAACGACGCCAAGCTCAAAAGGATACACACCATCGTGCATATGGTGACAAGCTCCGCCCCAAACATAGATCTGGTTATCGAGGAAACAAGAATGACTCCATTCAGGAACCGAATCGCCAGCGTAAGACTACACCATGTGGGAAAACTGAAATTCCCCGAGTATGCTGGGAACACATACCAAAAAGCCCACGTACGAGTCTTCCGACTAGCGATATCAAGAGCACATCTCAACGACGACGAAAAAGAGGCTGGTTATTGCCGCTTCTTTGCTGAAAATCTCACCGGGACTGCTCTTGAATGGTTTGCTGGCCTAGAGGAAAACTCAATCGACAACTTCACCCAATTAGTGTCTACATTCCTCAAACAATACTCAGTTTTCATAGAAACAAGGGTTACCGAGGCAGATCTCTGGAATCTCAAGCAGGCGCCGTTCGAACCATTAAGAGCATACATAGACAAGTACAGAGAAATCAAAGCCAAGATTTCGCATCCCAACGAAGTCGTGGCCTTGGCAGCACTAAACAACGGCGTCTGGTTCTCATCCAAATTCAGAGAAGAAATGGCAGTACGAGCACCCATCTCGTTGGACGACGCCCTACACCGAGCCTCGTATTTCGCGAGCCACGAAGAAGAGGTCGCAGCCTTAAAGGAAAATTACAGCACGAACAAAAATAACGTCGCCAAAAAGACTAATGCTTCTAAAGAACCAGCAACTAAAGGGCAACACTCCTACACGATAAACAATTCACCGCAAAACAAATCATTGACTTACGATCTCAACAAATTATGTGCCTTCCATAACCGGAAGGGCCATTCAACCGAGGAATGTCGAGCAGCACTTCGCAATCAAAACGAAAATAAAGAAACCAGCGAAGAtgctggagaagaagaagaagcaccaGCAACTCCGAAAACCAATCGGAAAACTAAAGGCTCTTCGAACCAAAGAAACAGGGAATCCGAGCTGGAATCACCCAGCTCTCCACTCCCAGCACCAAAGAAAAGAGTTGTGATTTCATGGGGACCAAAATGCGATATCCCTAACAAAATCGAAGGTCAGACCGAAAGAAAAATGTGCATCGATATCACGATAGCAATCTGCACGTTAGAGGACCTCAACGGAGCCCCTCTCCTTCTAGCGCCACTCAATACAATCCAAATACGAAGTCCCCCTTCGGGAAAATCCCCAACTTTAAGCGAAAGCATAAGATGGCCAAAATACAGGAACTACTGGAGAGACCAATTGCCTCACAAAGTCGGATAA
- the LOC106380573 gene encoding hydroxymethylglutaryl-CoA synthase: MAKNVGILAVDIYFPPTCVQQEALEAHDGASKGKYTIGLGQDCLAFCTELEDVISMSFNAVTSLLEKYKIDPKQIGRLEVGSETVIDKSKSIKTFLMQLFEKCGNTDVEGVDSTNACYGGTAALLNCVNWVESNSWDGRYGLVICTDSAVYAEGPARPTGGAAAIAMLIGPDAPIVFESKLRGSHMAHVYDFYKPNLASEYPVVDGKLSQTCYLMALDSCYKHLCNKFEKLEGEEFSINDADYFVFHSPYNKLVQKTFARLLYNDFLRNASSIDEAAKEKFTPYSSLSLDESYQSRDLEKVSQQLAKTYYDAKVQPTTLVPKQVGNMYTASLYAAFASLVHNKHSDLAGKRVVMFSYGSGSTATMFSLRLCENQSPFSLSNIASVMDVGGKLKARHEYAPEKFVETMKLMEHRYGAKEFVTSKEGILDLLAPGTYYLKEVDSLYRRFYGKKGDDGSITNGH, encoded by the exons ATGGCGAAGAACGTAGGGATATTGGCTGTGGACATCTATTTCCCTCCCACCTGTGTTCAACAG GAAGCTTTGGAAGCTCATGATGGAGCAAGCAAAGGGAAATACACCATTGGACTTGGTCAAGATTGTTTAGCTTTTTGCACTGAGCTTGAAGATGTTATCTCAATGAG TTTCAATGCGGTGACATCTCTTCTTGAAAAGTACAAGATTGACCCCAAGCAAATTGGGCGTCTTGAAGTAGGCAGTGAGACTGTCATTGACAAGAGCAAGTCCATCAAAACCTTCTTGATGCAACTCTTTGAG AAATGTGGAAACACCGATGTAGAAGGTGTTGACTCGACCAATGCTTGTTATGGTGGAACTGCAGCTTTGCTAAACTGTGTCAATTGGGTTGAGAGTAACTCCTGGGATGGACGCTATGGCCTTGTCATTTGTACTGACAGTGCG GTTTATGCAGAAGGACCCGCAAGGCCCACTGGAGGAGCAGCTGCCATTGCTATGTTGATAGGACCAGATGCTCCTATTGTTTTTGAGAGCAAATTGAGAGGAAGCCACATGGCTCATGTCTATGACTTTTACAAGCCAAATCTTGCTAGCGAGTATCCG GTTGTTGATGGTAAGCTTTCACAGACATGCTACCTTATGGCACTTGACTCTTGCTATAAACATTTATGCAACAA GTTTGAGAAACTTGAGGGCGAAGAGTTCTCCATCAATGATGCTGATTACTTTGTCTTCCATTCTCCATACAACAAA CTTGTGCAGAAAACCTTTGCTCGTCTCTTGTACAACGACTTCTTGAGAAACGCAAG CTCCATTGATGAGGCTGCCAAAGAAAAGTTCACTCCTTATTCCTCGTTGTCCCTCGATGAGAGTTACCAAAGCCGTGATCTTGAAAAG GTGTCACAACAACTAGCAAAAACGTATTATGATGCTAAAGTGCAACCAACGACTTTAGTACCAAAACAAGTCGGTAACATGTACACTGCTTCTCTCTACGCAGCATTTGCTTCCCTCGTCCACAACAAACACAGCGATTTG GCGGGAAAGCGGGTGGTTATGTTCTCATATGGAAGTGGTTCAACCGCAACAATGTTCTCATTGCGTCTCTGCGAGAACCAGTCTCCTTTCAGCTTATCAAACATCGCTTCTGTAATGGATGTTGGCGGTAAATTGAAGGCTAGACATGAg TATGCACCTGAGAAGTTTGTGGAGACAATGAAGCTAATGGAACATAGGTACGGAGCAAAGGAGTTTGTGACGAGCAAGGAAGGTATCTTAGACCTTTTGGCTCCGGGGACTTATTATCTGAAAGAGGTTGATTCACTGTACCGGAGATTCTATGGCAAGAAAGGAGACGATGGATCCATAACCAATGGACACTGA